A window of the Haloarcula litorea genome harbors these coding sequences:
- a CDS encoding DUF5794 domain-containing protein produces the protein MSSSRHPVALDFERQFGRGGRLLATVMGLPLVDGIFPVLVLAGALSTWTGMLEVGLLVFGGSAMVAVVLAELDGGPREQATTVLLIGAILIPVAVLEAALAPTIEALVRPDVLKRFAGIVIVTIAAQTASARIGEILPRPAIVVALGLLASLDPAGATLVFEANVATLLRAAATAGIGVAFALAVALASPWLRNAVDIDRFRFGSAVALGILAFSVLGLMPTDAPVALVALIVTALLSFDPDEARERHTEYHPDAVDLTAAFADGGASQGVAADEETDDGAAVEYDPDQERAPWL, from the coding sequence ATGAGTAGCTCCAGACACCCGGTCGCACTCGACTTCGAGCGGCAGTTCGGTCGCGGTGGCCGCCTGCTCGCGACCGTGATGGGCCTCCCGCTGGTCGACGGCATCTTCCCGGTGCTCGTCCTGGCCGGCGCGCTGTCGACCTGGACCGGGATGCTCGAGGTCGGCCTGCTGGTCTTCGGCGGGTCGGCGATGGTCGCGGTCGTCCTCGCGGAGCTCGACGGCGGCCCCCGCGAGCAGGCCACGACGGTCCTGCTCATCGGCGCGATACTGATCCCCGTCGCCGTCCTGGAGGCGGCGCTGGCCCCGACCATCGAGGCGCTGGTCCGGCCGGACGTCCTCAAACGGTTCGCGGGCATCGTCATCGTCACCATCGCCGCCCAGACTGCCAGTGCCCGCATCGGGGAGATCCTCCCCAGGCCGGCGATCGTCGTCGCGCTGGGCCTGCTGGCGAGCCTCGACCCGGCGGGCGCGACGCTGGTGTTCGAAGCCAACGTCGCGACGCTGCTCCGCGCGGCGGCCACGGCCGGCATCGGCGTCGCGTTCGCGCTCGCGGTGGCGCTGGCCAGTCCGTGGCTCCGCAACGCCGTCGACATCGACCGGTTCCGGTTCGGCAGCGCCGTCGCGCTGGGGATCCTCGCGTTCTCCGTCCTCGGCCTGATGCCGACCGACGCCCCCGTCGCGCTGGTGGCCCTGATCGTGACGGCGCTGCTGTCGTTCGACCCCGACGAGGCCCGCGAGCGCCACACGGAGTACCACCCCGACGCCGTCGACCTCACCGCCGCCTTCGCCGACGGCGGGGCCTCACAGGGCGTCGCCGCCGACGAGGAGACCGACGACGGGGCAGCCGTGGAGTACGACCCCGATCAGGAACGGGCCCCGTGGCTCTGA